Proteins co-encoded in one Tachysurus fulvidraco isolate hzauxx_2018 chromosome 17, HZAU_PFXX_2.0, whole genome shotgun sequence genomic window:
- the edc3 gene encoding enhancer of mRNA-decapping protein 3 isoform X1 produces MAADWLGSLVSINCGPTLGVYQGEVSSVDQTSQTISLKQPFHNGVKCPVPEVTFSAMDIKELKILEISISSNGVTKQNVPESVSSVSSYTGRKDKGGGSGINSAPVNVPKAEHRLHDGGMSPSQHYSKSYVERHVEMAGQSKGFRRRHNSWSSSSRGANQVTPKKNGSKNGQMKNKDDECFGDGMDEVLDEDFDFEGNLALFDKAAVFSQIDSSDRRGNSARTRGNPAEQTPSRYRHDENILEAKPVVYRQIIVPQSSAKEYSTDSGLVVPSISYELHKRLLSVAENYGLSLERRLEMTGVCASQMALTLLGGPNRLTPKNLHQRPTVALLCGPHVQGAQGISCGRHLANHEVEVVLFLPNFVKMLEAITSELALFGKTGGKQVSSVKDLPDTPVDLVINCLNSHENTFLREQPWYRAAADWANQNRAPVLSIDPPVSGQEQAVEAKWSLCLGLPLPLPERAGRVYLCDIGIPQQVFQEVSIKYHSPFGCKFVIPLHST; encoded by the exons ATGGCAGCAGACTGGTTGGGCAGTCTTGTTTCAATTAACTGTGGTCCGACATTGGGAGTGTACCAAGGAGAAGTGTCCTCGGTTGATCAAACAAGTCAAACCATTTCCCTCAAACAACCCTTTCACAATGGCGTCAAGTGTCCAGTACCTGAGGTCACTTTTAG TGCTATGGACATCAAAGAGCTCAAAATTTTGGAAATCAGTATCAGCTCCAATGGAGTCACAAAGCAGAACGTTCCTGAATCCGTCTCCTCTGTATCTAGTTACACTGGACGCAAGGACAAAGGTGGAGGTAGTGGAATAAACAGTGCTCCTGTAAATGTACCCAAAGCTGAGCACAGGCTTCATGATGGAGGCATGTCTCCTTCACAGCACTACTCCAAAAGCTATGTAGAGCGCCATGTAGAAATGGCAGGTCAGAGTAAAGGCTTCAGACGAAGGCACAACTCGT ggTCATCCAGCAGTAGAGGAGCAAATCAGGTCACACCGAAGAAGAACGGTTCAAAGAATGGCCAGATGAAGAACAAAGATGATGAATGTTTTGGTGACGGCATGGACGAGGTTCTAGACGAGGACTTTGACTTTGAGGGTAACTTGGCACTTTTCGACAAAGCTGCTGTTTTCTCGCAGATTGATTCGTCAGATCGGCGAGGTAACAGTGCACGGACACGGGGGAATCCTGCAGAGCAGACACCCTCACGTTACCGACACGATGAGAACATTCTGGAAGCCAAGCCCGTCGTGTACAGACAGATTATAGTGCCTCAGTCGAGCGCAAAGGAATATAGCACTG ATTCAGGGTTGGTGGTTCCCAGCATCTCATATGAGTTGCACAAGCGATTGCTGAGTGTGGCTGAGAATTACGGTCTCTCTCTGGAGCGCAGGCTGGAGATGACTGGTGTATGTGCCAGTCAGATGGCTCTCACACTGCTCGGAGGACCAAACAG ACTCACACCTAAAAATTTGCACCAGCGTCCAACTGTGGCTTTGCTGTGTGGGCCGCATGTACAGGGAGCTCAGGGAATCAGCTGTGGCCGTCACCTGGCCAACCATGAAGTAGAGGTCGTCCTCTTCCTCCCCAACTTTGTCAAGATGCTAGAAGCCATCACCAGTGAACTTGCACTCTTTGGCAAGACGGGTGGCAAACAGGTTTCCAGCGTCAAAG ATTTACCAGATACCCCAGTGGACCTGGTCATTAACTGTCTCAACTCTCACGAGAACACTTTTCTGAGGGAGCAGCCATGGTACAGGGCAGCGGCTGACTGGGCTAATCAGAACCGAGCTCCTGTGCTCAGTATAGATCCTCCAGTAAGCGGGCAGGAGCAAGCTGTGGAGGCGAAGTGGTCTCTCTGCCTGGGCCTCCCGCTCCCACTGCCAGAGAGAGCAGGGCGAGTCTACTTGTGTGACATTGGCATCCCACAGcaagtgtttcaggaagtgAGCATCAAGTACCACTCGCCCTTTGGCTGCAAGTTCGTCATCCCTCTGCActcaacataa
- the edc3 gene encoding enhancer of mRNA-decapping protein 3 isoform X2: MAADWLGSLVSINCGPTLGVYQGEVSSVDQTSQTISLKQPFHNGVKCPVPEVTFSAMDIKELKILEISISSNGVTKQNVPESVSSVSSYTGRKDKGGGSSSSRGANQVTPKKNGSKNGQMKNKDDECFGDGMDEVLDEDFDFEGNLALFDKAAVFSQIDSSDRRGNSARTRGNPAEQTPSRYRHDENILEAKPVVYRQIIVPQSSAKEYSTDSGLVVPSISYELHKRLLSVAENYGLSLERRLEMTGVCASQMALTLLGGPNRLTPKNLHQRPTVALLCGPHVQGAQGISCGRHLANHEVEVVLFLPNFVKMLEAITSELALFGKTGGKQVSSVKDLPDTPVDLVINCLNSHENTFLREQPWYRAAADWANQNRAPVLSIDPPVSGQEQAVEAKWSLCLGLPLPLPERAGRVYLCDIGIPQQVFQEVSIKYHSPFGCKFVIPLHST, encoded by the exons ATGGCAGCAGACTGGTTGGGCAGTCTTGTTTCAATTAACTGTGGTCCGACATTGGGAGTGTACCAAGGAGAAGTGTCCTCGGTTGATCAAACAAGTCAAACCATTTCCCTCAAACAACCCTTTCACAATGGCGTCAAGTGTCCAGTACCTGAGGTCACTTTTAG TGCTATGGACATCAAAGAGCTCAAAATTTTGGAAATCAGTATCAGCTCCAATGGAGTCACAAAGCAGAACGTTCCTGAATCCGTCTCCTCTGTATCTAGTTACACTGGACGCAAGGACAAAGGTGGAG ggTCATCCAGCAGTAGAGGAGCAAATCAGGTCACACCGAAGAAGAACGGTTCAAAGAATGGCCAGATGAAGAACAAAGATGATGAATGTTTTGGTGACGGCATGGACGAGGTTCTAGACGAGGACTTTGACTTTGAGGGTAACTTGGCACTTTTCGACAAAGCTGCTGTTTTCTCGCAGATTGATTCGTCAGATCGGCGAGGTAACAGTGCACGGACACGGGGGAATCCTGCAGAGCAGACACCCTCACGTTACCGACACGATGAGAACATTCTGGAAGCCAAGCCCGTCGTGTACAGACAGATTATAGTGCCTCAGTCGAGCGCAAAGGAATATAGCACTG ATTCAGGGTTGGTGGTTCCCAGCATCTCATATGAGTTGCACAAGCGATTGCTGAGTGTGGCTGAGAATTACGGTCTCTCTCTGGAGCGCAGGCTGGAGATGACTGGTGTATGTGCCAGTCAGATGGCTCTCACACTGCTCGGAGGACCAAACAG ACTCACACCTAAAAATTTGCACCAGCGTCCAACTGTGGCTTTGCTGTGTGGGCCGCATGTACAGGGAGCTCAGGGAATCAGCTGTGGCCGTCACCTGGCCAACCATGAAGTAGAGGTCGTCCTCTTCCTCCCCAACTTTGTCAAGATGCTAGAAGCCATCACCAGTGAACTTGCACTCTTTGGCAAGACGGGTGGCAAACAGGTTTCCAGCGTCAAAG ATTTACCAGATACCCCAGTGGACCTGGTCATTAACTGTCTCAACTCTCACGAGAACACTTTTCTGAGGGAGCAGCCATGGTACAGGGCAGCGGCTGACTGGGCTAATCAGAACCGAGCTCCTGTGCTCAGTATAGATCCTCCAGTAAGCGGGCAGGAGCAAGCTGTGGAGGCGAAGTGGTCTCTCTGCCTGGGCCTCCCGCTCCCACTGCCAGAGAGAGCAGGGCGAGTCTACTTGTGTGACATTGGCATCCCACAGcaagtgtttcaggaagtgAGCATCAAGTACCACTCGCCCTTTGGCTGCAAGTTCGTCATCCCTCTGCActcaacataa
- the kxd1 gene encoding kxDL motif-containing protein 1, whose translation MDPTASGIFCSRMLSMVNSEDVNAIIQAQRHMLDRFEKTNEMLINFNGLSNVRLQQMNDRFLLHTRTLIEMKKDLDSVFRRIRTLKGKISKQYPEAFSNICEASSLEDDDDDDFDPVPPSIATTTATSEQSTESCDTSPDIISPTISRCSEELSQENPDTPVSNSPERVVLLDEGPDSVNI comes from the exons ATGGATCCGACTGCTTCTGGAATCTTCTGCAGCAGGATGCTGAGCATGGTCAACTCCGAGGACGTAAACGCCATCATCCAGGCGCAGAGACACAT GCTGGACCGCTTCGAAAAGACCAATGAGATGCTCATTAACTTTAACGGCTTGTCCAATGTGCGGTTGCAGCAGATGAACGACCGCTTTCTGCTTCACACTCGCACTTTAATTGAAATGAAGAAGGACTTGGACAGTGTTTTTCGACGAATAAG GACATTAAAAGGCAAGATTTCTAAGCAGTATCCTGAAGCCTTTAGCA ATATTTGTGAGGCTTCCAGTCTGGAGGATGACGATGACGACGACTTTGACCCTGTCCCCCCCAGCATAGCCACCACGACCGCCACGTCTGAACAGAGCACTGAATCTTGTGACACGAGCCCAGACATTATCTCACCCACCATCAGCCGCTGTTCTGAAGAGCTTTCTCAGGAGAATCCAGACACACCGGTCTCTAACAGCCCTGAGAGGGTAGTACTGCTTGATGAGGGCCCAGATTCAGTCAATATCTAG
- the ergic2 gene encoding endoplasmic reticulum-Golgi intermediate compartment protein 2 → MLRLSRKKAVNLVKELDAFPKVPESYVETTASGGTVSLIAFTAMALLAFFEFFVYRDTWMKYEYEVDTDFSSKLRINIDVTVAMRCQFVGADVLDLAETMVASDGLKYEPVVFDLSPQQRLWHRTLMLIQDRLRDEHSLQDVLLKNVMRGAPTALPPREDSPTQPLDACRIHGYLYVNKVAGNFHITVGKAIPHPRGHAHLAALVSHETYNFSHRIDHMSFGEVIPGILNPLDGTEKVSADHNQMFQYFITIVPTKLATYKLTADTHQYSVTERERVINHAAGSHGVSGIFMKYDFSSLMVRVTEQHMPLWQFLVRLCGIVGGIFSTTGMLHNLVGFFVDIICCRFKLGVYKPKQVSVVDGHANSQTPLLSENGGL, encoded by the exons ATGCTGAGACTGTCTCGAAAGAAGGCTGTAAATTTAGTAAAGGAGCTGGATGCTTTCCCCAAGGTGCCTGAGAGTTATGTGGAAACAACAGCTAGTGGTGGGACCG TGTCTCTTATTGCCTTCACTGCCATGGCACTGCTGGCCTTCTTTGAGTTTTTTGTCTATCGGGACACATGGATGAAGTACGAATATGAAGTGGATACAGATTTTTCTAG taaattaagaataaatataGACGTTACGGTCGCCATGAGGTGTCAAT TTGTGGGTGCAGATGTTTTGGACCTGGCTGAAACTATGGTAGCATCAGATGGCTTGAAGTATGAACCG GTTGTGTTTGATCTGTCTCCTCAACAGAGACTATGGCATAG GACACTCATGCTGATTCAGGACAGGCTACGTGACGAGCACTCGCTCCAGGACGTCCTCTTAAAAAACGTGATGAGAGGAGCCCCCACTGCACTACCCCCAAG AGAGGACAGTCCCACACAGCCACTCGACGCGTGCAGAATACACGGATACCTCTACGTTAATAAAGTGGCTGGAAACTTCCACATCACGGTCGGCAA GGCCATCCCACATCCAAGAGGCCATGCTCACTTAGCTGCACTAGTCAGCCATGAAA CATACAACTTCTCCCACCGGATAGACCACATGTCCTTCGGTGAAGTAATCCCAGGCATCCTGAACCCGCTGGACGGCACAGAGAAAGTGTCCGCGGATC ATAATCAGATGTTTCAGTACTTCATCACCATCGTACCGACCAAACTGGCAACCTACAAACTGACAGCCGATACGCATCAGTACTCCGTTACAGAACGG GAGCGCGTGATAAACCATGCAGCTGGAAGTCACGGCGTTTCGGGAATTTTTATGAAGTACGACTTCAGCTCGCTTATGGTCCGAGTAACAGAACAGCACATGCCGCTGTGGCAGTTCCTTGTGCGTTTATGTGGCATTGTTGGGGGCATCTTCTCTACGACAG GCATGCTGCACAACTTGGTTGGATTCTTTGTAGATATTATCTGCTGTCGCTTTAAACTCGGAGTCTATAAGCCCAAACAG GTCAGTGTTGTGGATGGCCATGCAAACAGCCAGACGCCTCTACTGTCAGAGAACGGCGGACTCTAG